The following DNA comes from Salvelinus sp. IW2-2015 linkage group LG1, ASM291031v2, whole genome shotgun sequence.
AATAGATGTCTTCAGGTGGTAGTAGGCTTTTGTTGGCTACAGTGTAGCCTATAACACGGTAGCGTGACAATACTATATTTTAcatagaaaaatatttttttatggcaATACATTGTTTCACCTGTTATGTACTGCTAGATAAACTATTTGGGGAGAATCTCTCAGTAGCCTACCCAGCTAGTACATTTGGTTTCTTGTAAGTTGTGAGAACATACGTTTTTGGTCATAAGATTCCTGACGGttaaaactgaacgttttttaaGCGTTCAGAGAATGGAAATKAACATTTTGCATGTTCTAAGAACATACATTTTTAAGTTgaagggaggttctgagaaagtTTTTCTATGGTTCCCTAACAGTTTTCCTGTGAGGTTttattaacattctgagaacggaaattataggttatttgaaggtaattaaataaagttacgagaacatgtttcaataaggcTGCTAACTTAATTtgtgttaactgttttgaactacAAGCACAGATGGAAATCCATAGctccaggatggagctagcatgccatgttttttttttactcaaacaaAGCTGTTAATTTTTGTCTATTCAAAGAAAGAAAGCACTCACCAGCTGTGGCTAATTAGTGGGCGTGGCCaaaacacctgaacacacttaacaagatagaggggaaaatttgttttgttgatgctgagaactgATTGTATAATGTTTTCAKTTTTTTTTTATGGAAMgttttcttaatgttctgagaacatgactttaaatataaCCACGAGGAAACATGTAGAaagttatgctgaagtactgaaattccaacAGAAGACCGTTATTTCTTAACATTCTCGGACAAATTTgacaacattactttaaatagaaccataggAAACCCGTAGGACATGttatgggaaggttgtatgcaagaTAACCGTAGGACAACCACgcctcaccaagctctaagaattATATGGTTCTCATAATGTTATAGGCTAGCTGGRTAATTTGTCCCCGTTTTGGAGGCACACAATACTGAATAAACCTTTTGCTTTATTAAATGTGTTAAGGCGGATACAATATTGCACCTCTGTCATGTCTCGTATTGCCGACTGGGGCTGGCTGCATACATACAGTTACAGTAACTGCGCGAGACCATTTGTAACCAATCATCAGATGACGCGAGACATTCACCTGCGTTATAATCAGCTGGTCACTAGAGACAGCCCAGCAGCATGCAGCTACTTCCTGCCAATACTGTATATCAGGGTGAAGGAATTGCGGTACAATTCTATTTTATCATAGCCAACAGCAAACAACTAATTTTGCCGCTGCCGCAGGGAAAGTCATGATCATCCACCCTCGGACACTGAGAATTGAGTATGGAAAAACGACCAAWGTCATGTGCGTGGTTGGCACGGAACTTACTGTAAACATGGACAGGTAATGTTAGGCCAGTTCTCCAAGGCATCAAGTATGGGTCGTCATTTATTGATTAATTTATTAGAAATATAATCAAATATTTACTAATGTCATGCATTGGTAAGGACGGTTGATTATCTCTGTTATTGTTTGGAAAATCGTACCCCTCGTGTTATTATTCACAGTTATTATTGAAATGACAATTCATCTAATGTAAAGGGGTGTGGTGCTGTTATTAATATWAAAAATATAGCCTAGTAACTTAAATCAAATGTCAATAGTATTTCTCTCACACCTATTAATAGTTTTTTAATCTTATTCCACTTGTAGGTcctgcagtgataatgtattttttaattattgATTACATCCACTGACTATTTTGTTGTCATTTTACTTCTTGGATATTCCAACTGCAAAAGGAGTTGGATGATCATGCCCCGATATTGGGCTGAAAGAACTGTTTGTGGATGGCATTTGTATTCAGCGGAGGAGTCAGACCTCTTGTTCTTAGCGGAGGGAGTCTGCATCAGTCACGTCTTTCTGCTAGTCAACAGACTCTCGTTTGTTGTCCTTACAAGCTGTCAATTCATATGACTCCAGTGCAACAGAATTCGATGGGTTATAATCTGTTGCTATGGCCTATGGTTTCCAAGTTAACATGATAGATAATTTACAAAGTTAGATAGTAAAGAGTGGTAAGCCCAACACAAATCGCCAACCTGAAGAATTAAACATATTGTGGTACTATCATGACTACGGCTGCAGTTAGTTTATCAGACACTCCACATGGTATGATTACACAGCAGATACAGATGGTTTCACAACATCGGTGTGTGTAACAACTTCAATACTTATTGTTAAGAAACACTTCTCCTTGTGCTATTGCTTAGAGAAGCATAGGCTCTGTTCGGGCAAATATTATCCCTCCTCCAAAAATCTAATGTTCCTTTGGTGTGGACCACCTCCAGGGCTTAGCCTGGACTCCAGGTGTTAGGTTTTACAGCTAAGCCTAATGTTTATAAACAAGTGTCATACTGAGTATAACAACTTGGGATGTTGGTTGATACTTTGACATATAAGTACAATCCTTTTTGCCAGTATTCTTGTGTAGGTTGATAGTCCAGTATTTCTCCCTCTTTGGTACGTTACTCATTGTAGAGGCATGTAGAAGACATCATATCTCTCCGATTACTGTAGCAATGTAACTTTAGAACTAGCACTGCCACCTGTTGCTTCTGGAAATAGGGGATAATGAACTGCACTCACTGCTGGTGCTCCACTGCAGTATAGGTATGTCCTCTTTGTGTTTTCTGTGTTATTGCAATAGATTTGTATAAGAAAAGTATCATGGTGTGATGTGTAActgtcacatgtatttattgttcCCCTAGGAGTGCCCCTCCTAGCTCCAAGTACTTCTCTGTGCAATGCACTCCCAGAGTGCAGTACAGGATCACCCCACCCCCACTGGAGAGTGGGACCTTCCCCACCACTCTCAATGGTAATACAATGCTTCTTATCACCATGGACACTGCCAGCGAAGTGGGAAATGATAGCAAGGTAAATAAAGTAGGCCACTCCCACAGCCATGatagctacactcttagaaaaaaaaggtgctatctagaacctaaaagggttMTTTGGCTGTCCCCAAAggggaaccctttgaataacaatttttggttccatgtagaacactatTGGGTTCTATttagaaccctttccccagagggttctgcatggaacccaaaataRTTCTACCTGGGGACCCTGgaacactttttttctaagagtgaaccCTGAGACTTCAGTATGTTAAATCTTATTAATAGAATCCTGATTTGAATATTTCCTTTTGGGACTGAACACGCTACAGTGAATTATGTTAATAAGAAACACAGATCAAGTATTTGCTGCTCCTACACCTCTTAAGAGTGRTGTGCAAACAACACTGAAATAATGCAAATGTGGCACTCTCAACCTGATACCAGAGAGATGTGGTTAATCACAGTGCCAGTTCTATTGATAAGGAATTGAAGGAGACTTTTTGTCAGTTCCAGAATGGGCCAGTTGTTTAGATTCTCCTCTGaaataatgtactgtacatatctggACATKAATATATCATAGAAGACCCCATCAAAACACAACCACTGCTTAGTCACCAGTGTTCTAGATGTTTAACTTTGTAAATGTTGTCCTTTGTTGTGCAGCTATCGGTCATGTATTATGGAGAGAAGACGGAGGTGTTAGGGAAAGCTGTCGTTCACCTCACCGCTGTTGGTATGTTGTGTTATGCTTAGGACAGGAGAGMACACCCATATAAACTACCACCYGCCCCCACCTTCAAAGCATACCTTTGTGAATGTCAtttgtacatttttatatttcacTTGAGACCCCAAAGCAGCTCATGAGCTTCAGTGACACCCAGGGCCTCTCTGTCTTGTAGAGATTTCTCTGGACGTAGATGCTGATCGAGATGGCCAGGTGGAGAGGAACAACCCCAACAAGGTGGGTTATGTCTGCTGGGTCCGTCCAGGGAGGTCTCTTTCAGCTCAGAGGTCACTATMTTTGTTTCCTAACACAGCAGGGTACATAAGGAGATGTTCTAACATGAATAGGCATGTCAGAAGACTAGTGTTCATGCTGTATTYCAAAACACAAAGRAAGATTGCCAAGGCACTTCTAGGAAATTATCTGTCAACTAACACAGGGCACAGCCTTCCACTGATATTAATAGGTATATCAAAATACTGTTCATACTATATTCCTGGAAGTGGGAAATTCTTTTGAACGTTGTGCTTTTCCACTCAGCTGTAAGTCTAATCTTACTTCATGCAAACACATTGGTAAAAGCTAAATTGGCAGGGCAGTGTTAGTTCTTGTCTCTGAATAAYGAGTGTCCATCTCTCTACAGGGATCCTGGATGTGGGGGCCTAATGGCCATGGTGCCATCCTACTGGTCAACTGTGACTCAGAACGCACCTATGGGAAGAGGCGGGACAGTGAGTGTGCTGAGGTCAGCAGGGTTTCAGGTATATAACAACAGCAACAGCCAAGTCATCCTGGCCCACAGAGCTGATAGGCGGACAGTGCTGCAGGCATTGCAATAAATCAACATTTTTAAAGGCTGCAGGTCTGTCTTTTGTGTGTAGTCAGCAGAGGAGCAGTAGggatgtgtatatttatgttggCTAAACACAAAATGCCTGAGCTAGGGGTGTGTCTGGTGTGGTTTGATGGTTCCTTCACGACCACCATCCTCCTAGGATAAGTAGTTGTATTACACACTGTCCTACCTATGTTGTCATTGAGATGAGGTCACATTGATTATGATATTGATGGGTTGACACTTGATGTACAATAATGTCAGtatttgtgaaatgtcagatctGAAAGACATGTCCCCAATGGTGCTGCGGACCAGTGGCCCTGCCAAGCTCCCAGAGGGCTACAAGCTGACCATGCACATCTCCCAGGGGGATGCAGAGAGTGTCAGGGTCTTCAGGACCAGGTCCACAGCAGGCATGCACCAAACACTRAGTGAGTCAAGGACATTTTGTCCAGTCAGATCTTTTATGTGTTCTTGTGGCTGTCCATGCATGTATAATGTGTATACAATAAGATTTTAATGCTGCATATGCATATAAATGGAGATACATTTGATCATCATTATTAAAATGATTTACTGCTGCAGAAAACCTGTTCTACAAGAGCTTTGTGAAGGACTACCCGCTGGTGCTGGGCAGTGAGGATTTGTCCAAGGAGGTCCAATACCGCGGGGGAAACGCTGAGATTAATTTCTACGTTGAGGGCCTGAGATTCCCTGACAAAGACTTTGAGGGCCTCATCAGCATCAGCCTCAGCCTGCTGGAGCCCAGCTCTCAGGTACATTGCAACTATTTCATTGTTCGTAGTTTAAAACTTCGAAGGGTATRCTGTACCTCTGTCGTGGAATCTATCgttcatgtttttgttctgtTATTTTGCCAGGGCTTYCCTGAGACGCCCATCTTTACAGACAGGGTGGTGTTCCGTGTGGCTCCCTGGATCATGACACCCAACACACTCAACCCTGTGGAGGTCTTCGTCTGCAGGTgagagatgatgatgaagaagaaaatgattatcaaatcacattttatttgtcacatacacatggttagcagatgttaatgcgagtgcagcgaaatgcttgtgcttctagttccgacagtccTGGCATTGATGTTGAGGGAAATAATGATGGCGCTGTCTGTAAACGTACTCAGACAACTGTTTCTGTGCATTTGGTTACCCAGCACATCTGATAACTACCAGTTCCTAAAGGGAATGAGGAGGCTGGTGGAAAACAATGGGTACAAGCTGAAGGTTTGCCATGASTACATGAACAGAGGAGACCGCTGGATGCAGGTAAGCAGTGGGATTCAGCTCCTAGCCTATCATGCAGRTTTTTTTTYCAATTCCAACctttttttaaacacaatttATTTCACATCCTTTTACATCAATGTAAATCATTGTCAGTCTTGTCTCTCGGTTTTAAATAAAAGAAATCAGAACATAGACCGGTGTCTTTTTTTGTAACTGCatgaaaaatatagaaatataataGACATGTAAAGAAGGTTTCTCTCTCAGGATGAGATAGAGTTTGGCTACATTGACTCTCCTCACCAACGTTTCCCTGTTGTGCTGGACTCCCCCCGAGACGGAGAACTACAGGATTTCCCTTATGATGTGCTACTGGTAAGAAAAGGCATTCACAACACCTGCAGTTAAAATGTWCTTATTTCCATACTGTGAGGGATGTGGTGGAACTCTTTCTCAACCTCTCTCTGCCTGGTGCCCTCAGGGCCCAGACTTTGGCTATGTGACGAGGACAGCATATAATGAGGAAGTGAGCAGCTTGGACTCGTTTGGTAACCTGGAAGTTAGCCCTCCAGTCACTRTAAATGGAAAGAACTACCCTCTGGGCAGGATCATAATTGGAGTGGCTTTCCCCACGTGAGTGTAACTTAGCCAGGGGTTAGTTGCTTCAACGGAAGAGAGTCTGGTTCTTAGATCCCAATATTTTCCGTTATTCCAAAGTTTATTTATTCATTAAATAACCTTGATGCTACTTCCTTCTATAAATCTTGAATACTGATTCATTAAAATTTGGAACAAAGatatgggctcccaagtggcgcagcggtctaaggcactgcatctcagtgctagaggcgtcactacagacaccctggttcgaatctaggctATATCGTAactggcagtgattgggagtgcMatagggcagcgcacaattggaccagcRTCggccgggtttggccagtgtaggccgtcattgtaaataagaatttgttcttaactgacttgcctagttaaataaaggataattAAAAWAAAAAAATTAAATGGCTGTGAGCAGTGGTGATAAGGCTGTTTAACTTTTCAGGGCAACCAAGGGCCGCAACATGACCAAAGTAGTGCAAGACTTCCTTTGGGCACAGAAAGTCCAGGAGCCCATTGCACTGTTCTCTGATTGGCTTCTGGTTGGGCATGTGGATGAATTCATGACTTTTGTCCCAGCTCCTGACAAAAAGGTAATATAATTCTCAAGGAAGTATAGTTGCCCCCTCTATTTGAACATGTGAGTAAAAACACTATGCTCTTTAATATAGAGTAGAAATGACAGAGAGCAAAGAATTGTTAATGCCGTCCATTTGCACATAAAGCATTTAGACATGACGCAGGCTGTGGCTACCCTGTGGTTATGTGATAATGTAAAGTTGTCAGGAAGTCAAATGAAGCGCACAGCCAATGTTGTCTTtgtcctctgtttctctgtgtaggGATTCCGGCTGCTGCTCGCCAGCCCCGACGCAGGCTACAAACTATTCAGGGGCTTACAGAATGACGGGCATGGACAAGCCAAAATGTTTGACGGTAGG
Coding sequences within:
- the LOC111967974 gene encoding protein-arginine deiminase type-2 — its product is MIIHPRTLRIEYGKTTXVMCVVGTELTVNMDRSAPPSSKYFSVQCTPRVQYRITPPPLESGTFPTTLNGNTMLLITMDTASEVGNDSKLSVMYYGEKTEVLGKAVVHLTAVEISLDVDADRDGQVERNNPNKGSWMWGPNGHGAILLVNCDSERTYGKRRDSECAEVSRVSDLKDMSPMVLRTSGPAKLPEGYKLTMHISQGDAESVRVFRTRSTAGMHQTLKNLFYKSFVKDYPLVLGSEDLSKEVQYRGGNAEINFYVEGLRFPDKDFEGLISISLSLLEPSSQGFPETPIFTDRVVFRVAPWIMTPNTLNPVEVFVCSTSDNYQFLKGMRRLVENNGYKLKVCHXYMNRGDRWMQDEIEFGYIDSPHQRFPVVLDSPRDGELQDFPYDVLLGPDFGYVTRTAYNEEVSSLDSFGNLEVSPPVTXNGKNYPLGRIIIGVAFPTATKGRNMTKVVQDFLWAQKVQEPIALFSDWLLVGHVDEFMTFVPAPDKKGFRLLLASPDAGYKLFRGLQNDGHGQAKMFDGLGAEEEITVDEILSDDKLRAENDYVQSCIDWNRDVLKRELGLDDDDIIDLPILFHVMEENRAVAYYPDMVNMIVLGKNLGIPKPFGPKVNGCCALEAEMTSLMEGLGLSCTYIDDFASYHKLLGEVHCGSNVRREPFSFKWWNLEM